In Chryseobacterium camelliae, one DNA window encodes the following:
- the amaB gene encoding L-piperidine-6-carboxylate dehydrogenase translates to MSKKIKDFGIEKTLRNLGIKDENKGTSVGGEYFASGKMIESFSPVDGELISKVETSAESDYSRVVETAQNAFKEFRLIPAPKRGELVRQLGQKLRQYKDDLGKLVSYEMGKSLQEGLGEVQEMIDICDFAVGLSRQLHGFTMHSERPGHRMYEQYHPLGIVGIITAFNFPVAVWSWNTALAWICGNVTIWKPSEKTPLCAIACQNIMIEVLRENNLPEGISSVLVADHEIGQKLVDDKRVSLISFTGSTRVGRMVSSKVAERFGKSILELGGNNAIIISKDADLDMSIIGAVFGAVGTAGQRCTSTRRLIIHESVYDEVKNRLVKAYGQLKIGNPLDENNHVGPLIDRDAVDQYQKSIEKCKQEGGNFVVEGAVLEGEEYASGCYVKPCIAEVENSYEIVQHETFAPILYLIKYSTLEEAIAIQNDVPQGLSSAIMTQNLREAELFLSHAGSDCGIANVNIGTSGAEIGGAFGGEKETGGGRESGSDVWKYYMRRQTNTINYTAQLPLAQGIKFDL, encoded by the coding sequence ATGTCTAAAAAAATCAAAGATTTCGGAATCGAAAAAACACTCAGGAATTTAGGGATAAAAGATGAAAACAAAGGGACATCCGTAGGTGGAGAATATTTTGCTTCCGGGAAGATGATAGAGAGTTTTTCTCCGGTAGACGGTGAGTTGATCTCGAAAGTGGAAACCTCTGCTGAAAGTGATTACAGCCGGGTGGTTGAGACTGCTCAGAACGCATTTAAGGAATTCAGGTTAATCCCGGCTCCTAAAAGGGGAGAACTGGTACGCCAGCTGGGACAGAAATTAAGACAGTATAAAGACGACCTCGGAAAACTTGTCTCCTATGAAATGGGAAAATCCCTTCAGGAAGGGCTTGGAGAGGTTCAGGAAATGATAGACATCTGCGATTTTGCAGTAGGGCTTTCCAGACAGCTGCATGGTTTCACGATGCATTCGGAAAGACCGGGACACAGGATGTATGAACAGTACCATCCGCTGGGCATTGTAGGGATTATTACCGCATTCAACTTCCCGGTGGCTGTGTGGTCCTGGAATACGGCACTGGCCTGGATCTGCGGGAATGTAACCATCTGGAAACCGTCTGAAAAAACACCGTTGTGCGCCATCGCCTGCCAGAACATCATGATTGAAGTGCTAAGGGAAAATAATCTTCCGGAGGGTATTTCCAGTGTACTGGTGGCAGACCATGAAATCGGTCAGAAGCTGGTGGATGATAAAAGAGTTTCCCTGATTTCTTTTACCGGATCTACAAGAGTAGGAAGGATGGTTTCTTCCAAAGTGGCTGAAAGGTTCGGAAAATCAATCCTTGAACTGGGCGGTAACAATGCCATCATCATTTCCAAAGATGCCGATCTTGATATGTCAATCATCGGTGCTGTATTCGGTGCTGTAGGAACGGCAGGCCAGCGATGTACCAGCACAAGAAGGCTGATCATCCACGAAAGTGTTTATGACGAAGTGAAGAACAGGCTGGTAAAAGCATATGGCCAGCTGAAAATAGGCAATCCTCTGGATGAGAATAACCATGTTGGACCACTGATTGACCGTGATGCTGTAGATCAATACCAGAAGTCTATTGAAAAATGTAAGCAGGAAGGCGGAAACTTCGTTGTAGAGGGTGCCGTTCTGGAAGGAGAAGAGTATGCATCGGGCTGTTATGTGAAACCATGTATTGCCGAAGTGGAAAATTCATACGAAATTGTGCAGCATGAGACATTTGCTCCGATCCTGTACCTGATTAAATACAGCACGCTGGAAGAAGCGATTGCCATCCAGAATGATGTTCCTCAGGGATTATCTTCAGCAATCATGACCCAGAACCTCAGAGAGGCTGAACTTTTTCTTTCCCATGCCGGTTCCGACTGTGGAATTGCCAACGTCAATATCGGTACATCCGGTGCTGAAATCGGAGGCGCATTTGGGGGCGAGAAAGAAACAGGTGGCGGAAGGGAATCCGGATCGGATGTCTGGAAATATTATATGAGAAGGCAGACCAACACCATCAACTACACTGCTCAGCTTCCTTTGGCCCAGGGAATCAAATTTGATTTATAA
- the lat gene encoding L-lysine 6-transaminase, with the protein MQQIIDIHPNKVKETVGKHVLADGFDFVMDIEKSHGSWLFDKLTGREYLDMFSMFASASIGYNHPYLMEKSEWLGKMAINKPTLADVYSEEYATFLEVFERVAIPEELQYTFFIEGGTMAVENAMKACFDWKTRKNFAKGLQTEAGICIHFRQAFHGRSGYTLSLTNTADPRKYQYFPMFDWPRILNPKLSFPITEENLEETIKNERMALLHIEEAILSNPDKVACVIIEPIQAEGGDNHFRNEFFTELRKLCDDNEILLIFDEVQTGIGITGKMWAFEHFTAKPDIISFGKKTQVCGILANREKFDEVPDNVFRESSRINSTFGGNFIDMLRFQLVMEVIEKENLIDNARTVGEYLLEKLQELARKHPETISNARGRGLMCAIDLPTHEQRNLLRDELFKDGMIILGCGEQSLRFRPHLNVSPAEIDLAIDKIERNLNKI; encoded by the coding sequence ATGCAACAAATCATTGATATACATCCTAATAAAGTAAAAGAAACCGTAGGAAAACACGTACTGGCAGATGGCTTCGATTTTGTAATGGATATTGAAAAATCCCACGGATCGTGGCTGTTTGATAAGCTTACCGGCCGTGAGTATCTGGACATGTTTTCCATGTTTGCCTCTGCTTCCATAGGATACAATCATCCTTACCTGATGGAAAAATCGGAATGGCTGGGAAAAATGGCCATCAATAAACCTACACTGGCCGATGTGTATTCAGAAGAATATGCAACGTTCCTGGAAGTTTTTGAGCGGGTAGCTATCCCTGAAGAGCTGCAGTATACGTTCTTCATTGAAGGCGGAACCATGGCTGTGGAAAATGCGATGAAAGCATGCTTCGACTGGAAAACCCGTAAGAATTTTGCCAAGGGTCTTCAGACAGAAGCCGGAATATGCATCCATTTCAGGCAGGCCTTCCATGGAAGGAGCGGATATACCTTAAGCCTTACAAACACGGCTGATCCTAGAAAATACCAATACTTTCCGATGTTTGACTGGCCAAGGATCCTCAATCCGAAGCTCAGCTTCCCGATTACGGAAGAAAACCTGGAGGAAACCATCAAAAATGAAAGAATGGCACTGCTTCATATTGAAGAAGCTATCCTTTCCAACCCGGATAAAGTAGCCTGTGTGATCATTGAGCCGATCCAGGCTGAAGGAGGGGACAATCATTTCAGGAATGAATTTTTTACTGAGCTCAGGAAGCTGTGCGATGACAATGAGATCCTGCTGATTTTTGATGAAGTGCAGACAGGAATTGGAATTACTGGCAAGATGTGGGCATTTGAACATTTCACGGCCAAACCGGACATCATTTCTTTCGGAAAGAAAACCCAGGTATGCGGAATCCTGGCTAACCGTGAAAAATTTGATGAAGTTCCGGATAACGTCTTCAGGGAAAGTTCCAGGATTAATTCTACATTCGGCGGAAATTTTATTGATATGCTCAGATTCCAGCTTGTAATGGAGGTTATTGAGAAGGAAAACCTTATTGACAATGCCCGGACAGTGGGTGAATACCTTCTGGAAAAGTTACAGGAACTGGCCCGTAAACATCCCGAGACCATTTCTAATGCACGCGGAAGAGGGCTGATGTGTGCCATAGACCTGCCCACCCATGAGCAGAGAAACCTTCTTAGAGATGAACTTTTTAAGGATGGGATGATCATTTTAGGATGTGGGGAACAGTCGCTCCGCTTCAGGCCGCACCTGAATGTTTCCCCTGCGGAAATTGATCTTGCCATTGATAAAATTGAACGCAATTTGAACAAAATTTAA
- a CDS encoding DUF2007 domain-containing protein encodes MERSTRVSVFESDKPAEIQLIKSKLDDAKIKNSVENNYLTFTTTPTATSLKLLVALEDEKKAFDVIDAYLQQNVNH; translated from the coding sequence ATGGAAAGAAGTACAAGAGTATCAGTTTTTGAAAGCGATAAGCCGGCAGAAATCCAGCTTATAAAATCGAAATTGGACGATGCAAAAATCAAAAACAGTGTTGAAAACAATTACCTAACTTTCACTACAACCCCTACCGCTACATCATTGAAATTATTGGTAGCCCTCGAAGATGAGAAAAAGGCATTTGATGTCATTGACGCTTATCTTCAGCAAAATGTAAATCATTAA
- a CDS encoding GNAT family N-acetyltransferase translates to MHPEIRLRQAQEEDKHIIWDILQQAIARRKKDGSSQWQQGYPNLGTVETDIANGFGYVLTVDGVVAVYTALILNDEPAYSTIDGAWLSEGEFVVVHRVGVDERFAGQGMVKKLFDHIEDFTRSHKIQSIKVDTNFDNVPMLKILESKGYSYCGEVCLAGGIRKAYEKLIT, encoded by the coding sequence ATGCATCCGGAAATCAGATTGAGACAGGCGCAGGAAGAAGATAAACATATCATTTGGGATATTTTGCAGCAGGCCATTGCCAGGCGTAAAAAAGATGGCAGCAGTCAGTGGCAACAGGGCTATCCGAATCTGGGTACCGTAGAAACTGATATTGCCAACGGATTCGGATATGTATTGACAGTAGATGGTGTTGTCGCTGTATATACCGCGCTCATCCTGAATGATGAACCGGCATACAGCACTATTGATGGCGCATGGCTCAGTGAGGGAGAATTTGTGGTAGTGCACAGGGTAGGTGTTGACGAGCGCTTTGCAGGACAGGGAATGGTAAAAAAACTTTTTGATCATATTGAAGATTTTACCAGGTCTCATAAGATCCAGAGCATTAAGGTTGATACTAATTTCGATAATGTCCCGATGCTGAAAATACTGGAAAGCAAAGGCTATTCTTACTGTGGAGAAGTCTGTCTTGCCGGCGGTATACGCAAGGCTTATGAGAAATTGATTACTTAA
- a CDS encoding GbsR/MarR family transcriptional regulator, translated as MDKRIEIDQKIFQDAVKFYGTVFNIPPLASKIYAYLLFDFDKEGVTFDEFVDILSASKSSVSTNISLLLNAELIIDHNKMDERKRYFFINDQYKKIRFEKIVKKMHDELELFDELDRFKENQGYPKRCDEKIEEYKKLLNKNIKNIQESLNKL; from the coding sequence ATGGATAAAAGGATAGAAATTGATCAGAAGATTTTCCAGGATGCTGTGAAATTCTACGGGACAGTTTTTAATATACCCCCCTTGGCTTCAAAGATTTACGCATACCTTCTTTTTGATTTTGATAAGGAAGGTGTAACTTTTGATGAGTTTGTCGACATATTATCTGCAAGCAAGAGTTCTGTTTCCACTAACATCTCACTGTTGCTGAATGCTGAACTTATCATAGATCATAATAAAATGGATGAGAGGAAACGATATTTTTTCATCAATGATCAGTATAAAAAGATCAGGTTTGAAAAAATCGTCAAAAAGATGCATGATGAGCTGGAATTATTTGATGAACTTGACAGATTCAAAGAAAATCAGGGCTATCCCAAGCGGTGTGACGAAAAAATAGAAGAATACAAAAAACTTCTCAATAAAAATATAAAAAATATTCAGGAATCTCTTAATAAACTATAA
- a CDS encoding efflux RND transporter periplasmic adaptor subunit yields MNNKLLILSVAALSLTACKKEAPKQDGPKPYPVVSVETKNIVGYQTFPATIQGRINNDVRAKIQGYITQVLVDEGQYVTKGQPLFRLETNILNENAAAAKAGIGAAQSNIAAAQAAVNASQVEVNKLKPLVAKNIISNVQLQTAQANLSRAQAELQQAVAAKQQATATYKGVEANIEYSIIRAPISGVVGKLPLKVGSLVGPSDQTPITTISDTSGIFAYFSMNEKEYFDFLEKAPGASMKEKIKNLPMVELQLANGSLYPEKGRIEAITGQIDPTTGTIQFRVAFTNAQKLLSNGNSGTIRFPERYDNVLVIPESATYEQQGIVYAYKVDKGDTARNVVVNVIERIDNLALIRSGLNKGETVVASGIGSLKPGTAIKKQPVKMDSLVQSIKPKF; encoded by the coding sequence ATGAATAACAAGTTACTCATACTTTCTGTTGCAGCCCTGTCGTTGACGGCTTGTAAGAAAGAAGCACCGAAACAGGATGGGCCGAAACCTTATCCTGTTGTTTCTGTAGAGACTAAAAACATTGTGGGTTACCAGACTTTCCCAGCTACCATCCAGGGAAGGATCAATAATGATGTAAGGGCAAAAATACAGGGGTATATTACTCAGGTGCTGGTAGATGAAGGGCAATATGTGACTAAGGGGCAGCCTTTGTTCCGCCTGGAAACCAATATACTCAATGAGAATGCTGCTGCAGCAAAAGCAGGGATTGGTGCTGCTCAGTCCAATATAGCTGCCGCTCAGGCTGCTGTAAATGCTTCCCAGGTGGAAGTAAATAAGCTGAAGCCGCTTGTTGCTAAAAATATCATCAGCAATGTACAGCTGCAGACGGCACAGGCTAACTTATCCCGTGCACAGGCAGAACTGCAACAGGCTGTTGCGGCAAAGCAGCAGGCTACCGCTACATACAAAGGGGTTGAAGCCAATATTGAATATTCCATTATCCGGGCCCCTATTTCAGGGGTTGTAGGAAAACTTCCGCTTAAAGTAGGAAGCCTGGTAGGACCTTCTGATCAGACTCCGATCACTACCATTTCAGATACATCAGGAATCTTCGCTTATTTCTCCATGAATGAAAAGGAGTACTTTGATTTTCTTGAGAAAGCGCCGGGTGCAAGCATGAAAGAAAAAATTAAAAACCTGCCGATGGTTGAACTGCAGTTGGCGAATGGAAGCCTCTATCCTGAAAAGGGAAGGATTGAAGCCATTACCGGGCAGATAGACCCAACTACCGGAACAATCCAGTTCAGGGTAGCCTTTACCAATGCACAAAAGCTGCTGAGTAACGGAAACAGCGGAACGATACGCTTCCCTGAACGTTACGATAACGTCCTGGTCATCCCGGAAAGTGCTACGTATGAGCAGCAGGGAATCGTTTACGCTTATAAAGTGGATAAAGGAGATACTGCCAGAAATGTTGTTGTAAACGTCATTGAGAGGATAGACAATCTTGCCCTGATCCGGTCAGGACTTAATAAAGGCGAAACGGTAGTGGCTTCCGGTATCGGCTCACTGAAGCCGGGAACGGCCATTAAAAAGCAGCCTGTGAAGATGGATAGCCTTGTTCAATCAATTAAACCGAAATTTTAA
- a CDS encoding efflux RND transporter permease subunit, producing the protein MIKNFINRPVLSTVISILIVILGILGLVSLPVTQYPDIAPPTVSVTANYTGANAETVMKSVVVPLEEQINGVEGMDYITSSAGNDGSANIQIFFKQGIDPDIAAVNVQNRVARATPLLPSEVTRSGVVTQKQQTSALMYMSFYSENKDLDDVYLQNFLNINVIPSLKRINGVGDANVFGGKNYSMRVWLDPAKMAAYGVTPTDVTNAINEQSREAAAGSIGQNSGSSFEYIIKYVGKFNEKEQYDNIIIKSLSDGQNLMLKDVAKVELAGLSYSGIGENGNYPSISMGIFQTPGSNAQEIIKNIKTYLKSAESTFPQGIKYTYNFDTNEFLEASIEKVVHTLIEAFILVFIVVFIFLQDFRSTLIPAIAVPVSIVGAFFFLNLFGYSLNLLTLFALVLAIGIVVDDAIVVVEAVHAKMEHGIPDAKKATVEAMNEITGAIISITLVMASVFIPVTFITGPTGVFYQQFGVTLIVAIVISAVNALTLSPVLCSLFLKPNEHHHAEYKELNFLQKFFYKFNLAFRTTTERYGRGFVFLLRHKWVTLIIFAITGGILYWAASTMKKGFVPTEDRGIIFTDVQLPPGASMERTYNALKTLQKNALQIPGVQNVTISTGRGFLSGNGSNNGLAFIKLKPFEDRKKDGLNSEDITKKLFGISGKVPDAKIVFFQPPSVPGFGSSAGFEMVLLDKSGGEYTDLDNKTNEFIGKLMQRPEIEFAQTSFNTKYPQYQMEINVPLAKQLGVSVSDILSTMQGYIGGIYSADFTKYGKQFRVMIQALPENRKSIDNLNELYVRTGSGVMSPISQFVTLTKAYGPQSVSRYNLFTSVKITGANSAGYSSGDAIAAVQQVASESLNQNYGVEFTGLSREELASGSQTVLIFALSLIFVYFILSAQYESYILPLVVVISLPLGVMGAYFGQKIMGLENNIYFQIALIMLVGLLAKNAILIVEFAIQRRHHGESIVMAAINAAKARLRPILMTSFAFIFGLLPLVLASGIGAVGNRSIATGAAIGLLIGTVLGLFVIPVLFVIFQTLQEKVKPIKKEEISLAE; encoded by the coding sequence ATGATTAAGAATTTTATCAACAGACCGGTCTTATCTACCGTAATATCCATCCTCATTGTGATACTCGGTATTTTGGGACTAGTCTCGCTGCCGGTTACGCAGTATCCGGATATTGCACCGCCTACCGTAAGTGTAACGGCAAACTATACCGGAGCTAACGCGGAAACGGTGATGAAGAGTGTAGTAGTACCCCTGGAAGAACAGATCAATGGTGTGGAAGGGATGGATTATATTACTTCTTCTGCCGGAAACGACGGATCTGCCAACATTCAGATTTTCTTTAAACAGGGAATTGATCCGGATATTGCAGCTGTAAACGTACAAAACCGGGTAGCCAGGGCAACCCCTTTGCTGCCGAGTGAGGTAACGCGTTCCGGGGTGGTAACCCAGAAACAGCAGACGAGTGCCCTGATGTACATGTCTTTTTATTCTGAGAACAAAGACCTGGATGATGTTTATCTCCAGAACTTTCTGAATATTAATGTAATCCCTAGTCTTAAAAGGATTAACGGGGTAGGAGATGCCAACGTTTTCGGGGGTAAAAATTATTCCATGAGGGTCTGGCTTGATCCTGCGAAAATGGCTGCCTACGGAGTAACGCCTACCGACGTAACCAATGCCATCAATGAGCAGAGCCGGGAAGCAGCAGCAGGTTCTATAGGACAGAACAGCGGAAGCTCTTTTGAATATATCATTAAGTATGTAGGGAAATTCAACGAAAAGGAACAGTATGACAATATCATCATCAAATCTTTGAGTGACGGGCAGAACCTGATGCTGAAAGATGTAGCGAAGGTAGAACTGGCAGGCCTTTCATACTCCGGGATCGGAGAAAACGGAAATTATCCTTCCATCAGTATGGGGATCTTCCAGACTCCTGGATCCAATGCCCAGGAGATCATCAAAAACATCAAAACTTATCTGAAGTCTGCGGAAAGTACATTTCCACAGGGAATTAAATATACCTATAACTTCGATACAAACGAATTCCTTGAAGCGTCTATTGAAAAAGTGGTGCATACCCTGATCGAGGCATTTATCCTCGTATTTATTGTAGTATTCATTTTCCTTCAGGATTTCAGATCTACCTTGATTCCGGCGATTGCCGTTCCGGTATCCATTGTAGGGGCATTCTTTTTCCTGAATCTCTTCGGGTATTCCCTGAACCTATTGACGCTGTTTGCGTTGGTTCTTGCAATTGGTATTGTGGTGGATGATGCGATTGTCGTCGTCGAGGCGGTCCATGCCAAAATGGAGCACGGAATCCCCGATGCCAAAAAAGCAACGGTGGAGGCCATGAATGAAATTACAGGAGCTATCATCTCAATCACCCTGGTAATGGCATCTGTATTTATTCCGGTGACATTCATTACAGGGCCTACCGGTGTATTTTACCAACAGTTCGGGGTTACATTGATTGTAGCGATTGTTATTTCTGCTGTGAATGCTTTGACGCTGAGCCCGGTATTGTGTTCTCTTTTCCTGAAACCGAATGAACACCATCATGCAGAATATAAAGAACTCAATTTCCTTCAGAAGTTCTTCTATAAGTTCAATCTTGCATTCAGAACAACGACCGAACGTTATGGTAGAGGATTTGTTTTCCTCCTGAGACATAAATGGGTAACCCTGATTATATTTGCCATCACGGGAGGAATTCTGTACTGGGCAGCATCTACCATGAAGAAGGGATTTGTACCTACAGAAGACCGTGGAATCATCTTTACCGATGTTCAGCTTCCTCCGGGAGCCTCTATGGAAAGGACTTATAATGCATTGAAGACCCTTCAGAAAAATGCCTTACAGATTCCGGGTGTACAGAATGTTACGATTTCTACCGGAAGAGGGTTTTTATCCGGAAACGGAAGCAACAACGGTCTTGCCTTTATTAAGCTGAAACCTTTTGAAGACCGTAAAAAAGACGGACTGAATTCTGAAGATATTACCAAAAAGCTTTTCGGCATTTCCGGAAAAGTGCCGGATGCGAAAATCGTATTCTTCCAGCCGCCAAGTGTACCCGGATTCGGGAGCAGTGCCGGTTTCGAGATGGTGCTTCTGGATAAATCGGGAGGTGAATATACTGACCTGGACAATAAAACCAATGAGTTTATCGGGAAACTGATGCAGAGGCCCGAAATTGAATTTGCCCAGACTTCCTTTAATACCAAATATCCTCAATACCAGATGGAGATCAATGTTCCTTTGGCGAAACAGCTTGGCGTATCCGTGAGTGATATCTTAAGTACCATGCAGGGATATATCGGAGGGATCTACAGTGCCGACTTCACCAAATACGGAAAGCAGTTCAGGGTAATGATACAAGCGCTTCCCGAAAACAGGAAGAGCATTGACAACCTTAATGAATTGTACGTGAGGACAGGATCAGGAGTCATGTCACCAATCTCCCAGTTCGTAACCCTTACCAAAGCTTATGGACCGCAGTCGGTGAGCCGCTATAATCTGTTTACATCAGTAAAAATTACCGGAGCCAACTCAGCCGGTTACAGTTCCGGAGATGCCATTGCTGCGGTACAGCAGGTAGCCAGTGAATCGCTTAACCAGAATTATGGGGTAGAGTTCACCGGTTTATCAAGGGAAGAATTGGCATCAGGTTCCCAGACCGTTCTGATTTTTGCTTTAAGTCTGATCTTCGTCTATTTTATCCTTTCTGCACAGTATGAAAGTTACATCCTTCCGCTGGTTGTTGTGATTTCACTTCCGCTGGGGGTAATGGGAGCGTATTTCGGACAGAAGATCATGGGACTTGAAAACAATATCTATTTCCAGATCGCCCTCATCATGCTGGTAGGGTTATTGGCTAAAAATGCCATCCTGATTGTGGAATTTGCCATCCAGAGAAGGCACCATGGTGAAAGCATCGTTATGGCCGCTATCAATGCAGCGAAGGCAAGGCTTAGACCGATCCTGATGACTTCATTTGCTTTTATCTTCGGATTATTGCCGCTGGTACTGGCAAGCGGAATCGGAGCCGTAGGAAACAGGTCTATTGCCACGGGAGCAGCGATCGGGTTGCTGATCGGAACAGTCTTAGGACTATTTGTGATCCCTGTGCTCTTTGTGATCTTCCAGACCCTGCAGGAAAAGGTAAAACCTATCAAAAAAGAAGAGATCAGTTTAGCAGAATAA
- a CDS encoding TolC family protein, producing MKSVLNIIKGITFSAIILGTVASCMARREYERPKNVVDEKLYRTDMLSSDSTNVANIPWKDIFTDPILQGHITKALQNNLDIRIALQNIASAESYLRQSKAAYQPTLSVGPNYTFQTQSINTQFGQIIGERRYINQFDITATIGWEADIWGKLKAQEKAQLATYLGTVAAHKAVKSELVASIATSYYQLLTYDAQKKIITETIALREKNLETTRALKEAGTLTEVAVQQSEALVFNAQSLLIDIDTQIQLLENTMSLLMGEPSQSIARSTLESQKLPIDLKLGYPAQLLANRPDVMRAEYNLINAFELTNSAKAQFYPTLKITGSGGLQSVDIDHLFSVNSLFANIVTGLAQPILNRRQIKTNYEVSLANQESAYLNFRKAVLTAGKEVSDAIRVFSVQDSYIELKQKELNAYKNSVEYSQELVNYGMANYLEVLNASVNSLNAELNIANAEYSKMKAAVELYQALGGGWK from the coding sequence ATGAAAAGTGTATTAAACATTATAAAAGGAATAACTTTTTCAGCAATCATCCTGGGAACCGTGGCATCGTGTATGGCAAGACGGGAGTACGAAAGGCCCAAAAATGTGGTTGATGAAAAGTTATACCGTACCGATATGCTGTCCTCGGACAGTACCAATGTCGCCAATATTCCATGGAAGGATATCTTTACGGATCCCATACTTCAGGGACATATTACAAAAGCCCTACAAAATAACCTGGACATCAGGATTGCCCTTCAGAATATAGCTTCCGCAGAATCTTACCTAAGGCAAAGCAAAGCAGCTTATCAGCCCACCCTGTCGGTAGGCCCTAACTATACCTTCCAGACCCAATCTATCAATACCCAGTTCGGGCAGATCATCGGGGAAAGAAGATACATCAACCAGTTTGATATCACAGCAACCATTGGTTGGGAAGCGGATATCTGGGGCAAACTGAAAGCACAGGAAAAAGCGCAGCTGGCCACCTATCTGGGAACCGTAGCGGCCCATAAAGCCGTTAAGAGTGAGTTGGTCGCTTCTATTGCCACTTCATACTATCAATTGCTGACGTATGATGCCCAGAAAAAGATTATTACCGAAACCATTGCCTTAAGGGAGAAAAATCTGGAAACCACCAGGGCACTGAAAGAAGCCGGAACTTTAACGGAAGTGGCCGTACAGCAAAGTGAAGCCCTGGTTTTCAATGCCCAATCTCTGCTGATTGATATTGATACGCAGATACAGCTGCTGGAAAATACCATGAGCCTTCTGATGGGTGAACCTTCTCAATCCATAGCCAGATCAACGCTGGAAAGCCAGAAGCTGCCGATTGACCTGAAACTGGGATATCCTGCCCAGCTCCTGGCTAACCGTCCGGATGTTATGAGAGCAGAATATAATCTGATCAATGCTTTTGAACTGACCAATTCTGCAAAAGCCCAGTTTTATCCTACATTAAAGATTACTGGAAGCGGTGGATTACAGTCAGTGGATATTGACCATCTTTTCAGTGTCAATTCACTGTTTGCTAATATCGTTACGGGACTGGCACAACCGATTCTGAACAGAAGGCAGATCAAAACCAATTATGAAGTGAGCCTGGCCAATCAGGAAAGCGCTTACCTGAACTTCAGAAAGGCGGTTCTTACTGCCGGTAAAGAAGTTTCTGATGCCATCCGTGTATTCTCTGTACAGGATTCTTACATTGAATTGAAGCAGAAAGAACTGAATGCATATAAAAACTCAGTGGAGTATTCCCAGGAACTGGTTAACTACGGTATGGCCAACTATCTGGAAGTATTGAATGCAAGTGTCAATTCCTTAAATGCGGAACTGAATATTGCCAATGCGGAATACAGCAAAATGAAGGCTGCCGTTGAGCTGTACCAGGCTCTTGGCGGAGGATGGAAATAA
- a CDS encoding GNAT family N-acetyltransferase, translated as MKMGIQQLDNTYSEELINLILTIQQKEFNVPITIEDQPDLKEIEIFYIESGGNFWGAFVDGELVGSIALVKFDARAGAVRKMFVKKEFRGKELNIAQKLLEVLIFFCRNNGIEKIYLGTVNILKAAMRFYERNYFVEIKKEDLPPRFPLMNADNVFYYLDVNQ; from the coding sequence ATGAAAATGGGCATACAACAGTTAGATAACACTTATTCTGAAGAACTGATCAACTTAATTCTTACCATACAGCAAAAAGAATTTAATGTACCCATCACGATAGAAGATCAACCGGATCTTAAAGAAATTGAGATTTTTTATATAGAATCAGGAGGAAATTTCTGGGGAGCTTTTGTAGACGGTGAACTTGTAGGTTCAATAGCTTTGGTTAAATTTGATGCAAGAGCAGGAGCAGTGAGAAAAATGTTCGTAAAAAAGGAATTCAGGGGAAAAGAGCTTAATATTGCACAGAAGCTTCTAGAAGTTTTAATTTTTTTTTGTCGAAATAATGGTATAGAAAAGATATATTTAGGAACCGTTAATATATTAAAGGCAGCCATGCGTTTTTATGAACGCAATTATTTTGTAGAGATTAAAAAGGAAGATCTGCCGCCCCGATTTCCATTGATGAATGCAGATAATGTTTTTTATTATTTAGATGTAAACCAATAG